In a genomic window of Macrobrachium nipponense isolate FS-2020 chromosome 10, ASM1510439v2, whole genome shotgun sequence:
- the LOC135224131 gene encoding serine/arginine repetitive matrix protein 1-like gives MLTRREVIIEKPFRDRRYKDHRRKVRSALPRIDAGPPPEYPHLVLKLKKLRMETDRQGKICQDNIKLVHRMAIIMRTKRLDNINTAPRGPFEPRRLPRRRPPPPPRSASDDQEESSWDHSRSFLEQVTAEVDRHLRPLPPGKMIPHRAPAGLCRVPRVGPPPSPSSPKPRRKMGVPSISLTGTRLRGSPSPEATERSSGRFRRGREPTRLSPLPRRGRRPSISSPIFDENSSSAADDGDTEEEEEEDDEEKTNGDDSDKEGGAQSDRSVGSAGSRKSGGQEEAGGEEATDSDDHVSSILLQQNPNITIDEASEDDCGQ, from the exons ATGCTGACACGCCGAGAAGTGATTATTGAAAAACCCTTCCGAGATCGACGGTATAAGGACCACAGAAGGaag GTGCGAAGCGCGCTGCCCCGCATTGATGCTGGTCCCCCACCGGAATACCCCCACCTGGTCCTGAAACTGAAGAAATTGCGGATGGAAACAGACCGGCAGGGGAAAATATGCCAGGACAACATCAAATTGGTGCACCGGATGGCCATTATCATGAGGACGAAACGTCTTGATAACATAAACACTGCTCCGCGAGG TCCTTTTGAGCCAAGGAGGTTACCGCGACGACGGCCACCGCCTCCTCCGAGGTCAGCCTCAGATGACCAAGAGGAAAGCAGCTGGGATCATTCGAGGTCATTTTTAGAACAAGTCACGGCCGAGGTAGACAGGCACCTCCGTCCGCTTCCACCTGGCAAAATGATTCCG catAGAGCTCCTGCAGGATTATGTCGCGTCCCCCGGGTAGGACCTCCTCCTTCACCCAGTAGTCCTAAGCCACGGCGCAAGATGGGTGTTCCTTCCATATCGCTCACAGGGACCAG ACTAAGAGGGAGTCCTTCCCCCGAAGCCACGGAGCGCTCCTCGGGGAGATTCCGCCGAGGTCGAGAACCCACCCGCCTCTCACCCCTGCCCCGAAGAGGGCGTAGACCAAGCATCTCATCGCCGATATTCGACGAGAATTCGAGCTCCGCGGCGGACGACGGAGAcaccgaagaagaggaagaagaagatgacgaaGAGAAGACAAATGGCGATGACAGCGACAAAGAAGGTGGCGCGCAAAGTGACAGGAGTGTGGGCAGCGCTGGCAGCCGGAAATCCGGCGGGCAGGAAGAGGCGGGAGGGGAGGAAGCAacggacagcgacgaccacgtttCGTCCATCTTACTGCAGCAGAATCCCAACATCACTATCGATGAGGCCAGCGAAGACGATTGTGGGCAATAG